From Coturnix japonica isolate 7356 chromosome 3, Coturnix japonica 2.1, whole genome shotgun sequence, the proteins below share one genomic window:
- the LOC116653240 gene encoding translation initiation factor IF-2-like gives MSRGGPRPSPPAPRAAPVLRHSPRGQRGGGRRKQQLAAARDAAATASSRQRDPSARRKSPFLLRSAPRPPPQPRSAAPLPPSPRAGREDGRPAAPAPPTPRGTALTGGPGGSRGEKMSERRRRGGREGGGRDEGRPLSLLCAERAGGRSAEGYGASCDGRRGRAGSGSREVAERMAQRSAAQSRAQRAQRPRAAPLRRGRHRDPPAASPCCSPPAPREASGRASDTALRFLVLLAGQERKKYILFFRFFKHFAFFF, from the coding sequence ATGTCGCGGGGGGGGCCGCGCCCGTCACCGCCGGCTCCGCGGGCAGCGCCTGTGCTCCGGCATTCGCCCCGCGGGCAGCgcggcggcgggaggaggaAACAACAACTCGCGGCCGCCCGCGACGCCGCCGCCACCGCCAGCAGCCGCCAGCGCGATCCTTCCGCACGGAGAAAGAGTCCCTTCCtcctccgctccgctccgcgccccCCGCCTCAGCCCCGCAGCGCGGCGCCCCTCCCCCCAAGTCCCCGGGCGGGGAGGGAGGACGGGCGGCCCGCGGCTCCCGCCCCGCCGACACCGAGGGGAACAGCGTTGACCGGCGGCCCGGGCGGCTCGCGAGGGGAGAAGATGTCGGAGCGGCGGAGGCGGGGCGGGCGGGAAGGCGGCGGGCGGGATGAGGGGAGGCCGCTTTCTCTTCTCTGCGCCGAGCGGGCGGGCGGCCGGAGCGCGGAGGGATACGGAGCGAGCTGCGATGGGAGGCGGGGCCGAGCGGGCAGCGGGAGCCGGGAAGTGGCCGAGCGGATggcgcagcgcagcgcagcgcagaGCCGAGCCCAGCGGGCACAGCGCCCCCGGGCAGCGCCGCTTCGGAGGGGGCGGCACCGCGaccctcctgctgcctccccctGCTGCTCCCCGCCGGCTCCCCGCGAGGCCTCGGGGCGTGCAAGTGACACGGCGCTGCGGTTCCTTGTGCTGCTTGcaggacaagaaagaaaaaaatatatattgtttttccgcttttttaaacattttgctttttttttttaa